The following are encoded in a window of Fibrobacter sp. UWB2 genomic DNA:
- a CDS encoding nitroreductase family protein encodes YKSLKNSITLSRKGNYSFCYTAPVLIVVANKKEYGNNMADVACAVENMMLAANELDLGSCYINQLKWLNEDPTLLSYLRGLGLKEDERVYASVAIGYADTESGLPNRTETPRVGNEVVYV; translated from the coding sequence TACAAGAGCCTCAAGAATTCTATCACGCTTTCGCGCAAGGGCAATTATTCTTTCTGCTACACGGCGCCCGTGCTTATCGTCGTTGCGAACAAGAAGGAATACGGCAACAATATGGCCGATGTTGCCTGCGCTGTCGAAAACATGATGCTTGCTGCAAACGAACTTGACCTCGGCAGTTGCTACATCAATCAGCTCAAGTGGCTGAACGAAGACCCGACGCTTCTCTCATACTTGCGTGGCCTCGGGCTCAAGGAAGATGAACGCGTGTATGCCTCTGTCGCAATTGGCTATGCCGATACGGAATCGGGACTCCCGAATCGTACGGAAACGCCTCGCGTCGGTAACGAAGTCGTGTATGTATAA